GCAAAAAGGACATCACCATGATGGGaaatggttaccatggcaacgtgcACACGCCAAATGAAATCTCCCGCCGAGTTTTATTTTGCAGTATACGCGCTACATCATCTATCTGTGACTAGCAACGGAATTAAGTACATAATATTAGTAATGCAAAAGGAGTGTCGTGTTGGTCGTTGAGATTCTTGCGACGTACTTTTGATTCGTTGAATAACcagctgtttgtttttgttttcttttcttttctttaattcaGCCTGTAGGCAATCGATAAGACTTGACAATCAGCAGAAATGAAACAATCTCAACCCTCCATACACAACACGTGACaaccaaaatattttattactCTCTTTGTCTTCGCAACAGATGTGGATCAAgggttttttggtgttttttttttcatatttgccgaTGTGAAGTCAAGAACCTCCGGAACGTTCCGCGGGAAACATAATCAAGAGTATTCACATAACCAGTAAATAGTATTAAAGAAATGCTAtaaaagttttatttttccGGCCATACAAAGCAGAAATTGAAGGCCTCAGTCGTCAAGTGTGCGGAGGAAAGCAGGTTTCAAGATTGAGAGGTGTTTCTCTCTCATATTACGATTAGGAAACCTCCTTTACGGCCATCAATTCATCACCTTCAGCTGCGTTCCTCTCTCCGCTTTCTTAATATTATGGAGTTTTCATGGCCTGCTTCGATATGATTTTGATTCTAATCTTTGCGTTTTTGTTTAAAGAGGGATTTTGTAACCCACTTTTGTTTTAATGAGCTTAGCATGAATATAATAATTATCTTCAGATGGTCtcactccattttttttttcctggccgACGAATAGCTGTCGCCCTCTCcaagtctcccccccccccccccattttactAGAAATTTCTAAGATTTAGGGTTTCTTTCTGATGTTATACTTTGAAGAATAAAAATTGGAAAGGCGATTGCAGTGCGGCTGATGAATGACCTCTTATGTCTTGGATCAACTGCATAGAAAATAACGATTTTAAAGCTATTCCATGAGTCACAGTCATCTTTTATCCGTTTATGTTTTATCTAGAGGTATGTTAACATTGTCTTTGTTCTGATGTATCGGTGGAAGTCGGTTGCATGAGAATGTAATTCTCCTGCTATCGACACACTGTCGATCCTGAGAAAGAGTGTTTGCCAGAACCTTCACGTCAACGGCAGAAATAGGCGGTGGGACGCGTTCTTCGATGTTCTGCCGCGATACTATCGGTGGTAGACGAAGACACTGTCGATTCCGATCAATCTGTGCTTGTTCTTTCGGTGTGAACGCATCCTCGCTGACGTTCGCTTGATTTCGAATCCACTGACGATGTGTCATGGCGTGATCGAACCCAGGGATGACGTCGGTGGGTGACCGTGTCATCAGAAAGCTGGCCCTTTGTCGACATTCACTGgcaatgacctttgaccttgagccgacctttgaccttgcaCCAAAATACGGTTGCCTAGCAATGCCCTTCTCCGAGAACTTGTCAAATCTTTTCGCGGAAGCGTGTCTTTTTCGTCGACGCCGTATGTCGGAAGTCTTACGATGTCGGGAACGATCTCGAGTGTTTCGAAAGTTCTGAATCTGAAAACAGCAGATAAAAGTACATTTGATGTGTTTGACTAGTCATCTAACTCCCGTTTCGTTGTTAATGACcgataaaaataaacaaagagagGTTTTCAAAGCACGGTATATGATACCATGATAACATTGCAGCAGTGCAGACATACGTAAAGGGCTGCGCAAAATGTCTTCCAACAGACGGAGTAACACGCAGTTCTACCTCCAGTCATttaatgcatgatttttgtaatatatGAATGCGTAGATGAGATCGCTCGGACCCACGTTAGAACAGAGCCTTCTGTTATTGTAATAGAAGACTCAGTTTTCGAGCGCCCTCTTCGTCAATTTGTGATATTTCTGTGACTCTACGCCATTACgagaaaaagaaatttattatttatattatttcaACCAAACAAGTCCAATTCAAGTTAGATTCATTCAATTATTGAACGAATACATGTATGACGATATCATTCATGTGGTGGATTTTCCTCCAACTCAAAGACGTTGACACTATAATTAACGAATGATACGTCCAAAAATTCTATTTGTGTACCTTTTGAGAGGGTTTCAAACACTTTTTCTTGCCTTCATTTTTTCTGACTTATTGAGAGAATTGAGTTTATTGGCTGCACTCACATAATGGTCAGTACTCAAGATGGGTGTATCTCCACGATATCAAGAATAATTAACTTACCATATATTTCTGAAGCGCAAGAACTGTTTTACTTTTCATGTTGATAACGTATACGGTATATCGTGATCAAtgtttactttgctttgttTGTGCCAGTAGATTATTTTACCTgatggttttattttttcaagaTTTATTAATTGATAATGAGTAAATCCGTAGAAACAATTTAAATGGattaaaaaatcaaatcaaatcaaagacgAGGTGTCACCTCGTGATTGCTGTCGTCGTCCTCGCAGTCTCCTTCAGTAGCTTTGAACTCGATTTCGATGTCGTCAAGATCAGCTTCGCGTCCATTCTTCCCACTCACCGACAACTGCTGGCGCCCTTTGGACGACTAAATCCGACAAGAATGTAAGAGAGAAAGAAGCTGTAATTACGAAACATTGTTCTTCGCATCTCAACTGTTGCCCTTGGAAAATTATCCCCGCCAATAATTGTCCGCATAGTTGCTTTTTGGCCATTTTTCCTGGATCGTTCCCTCGATTTGATGGTCATTGTAAGCAAATAGGCATACTAATGCTGTTAGCCCTGTcattcaggtttttttttttccagggtaCAATTGTCCTGAAAGGGCGAGTGTCCAGAGGCCCATTTGTGCCATGTAAATGATATTTGTATATACTGAACTTATAACTTAtgtgttactttacattgtcatggatGGATGCTGTAAACACAAAACtatgatttgtgtggaaacttaataaatgaaatgaaattaaatgaattagTTTCTTAAGTGGTTGTTGTCTGGTAAGAACAATGGGATCGCTGAATTCTTATGATACCATGATAAGATTATATTTACCTAGGGTAGCTTCGTCAGTGTAAGCATCAAACTTCGGCCAGGAGGAATTATTGCAAAACCTATTACGTGATTTGAAACATATATAAGTTCTTAACTCTTTCGTAACTATACGCTAATACACTTATTTTGACAGCTTACACTGCAATTTGTCATTCTAGATAAATCTGTCTTTGCTGAAACGTTCTTTACCGCTCTGTTGGTGATTCTCGAGCTCCCCGTCCTGTTCAAAGAGGCCGACAAGCGGGAAGTCGAGAACGAATTCCCGAATGTCTCATGCTCGACGTCGTTTGCCAGTTTGAGGTCGTGTTTGATCGCCAGAGACGTAGACTCGTCTTCGGTATCGGCTTGACTAGTCTTTACCGGAGGTGTGCTTGGAATTTGTGTATTGCTTCGAGCTGCAGAAAACGAAGGAGCCATGTAGAATGAGCCAAGtttaacaaacaaacgaataaatcaaggagatatatataaaaaaagccAATGTATCTAGTACTCATGATAGCACGTatgtatatgtgcgtgtgtatgtcagtgtgtgtgtgtgtgtgtgtgtgtgtgtgtgcttgtttacagaggaagagagagagttACTTTCAGGATATACATTTATGCATGACTAGCTTGGGtaaatttgttgttgtcttgGATGACGGTGGTGAAAATATTATTTGATGAGAATGCATTGATGATGTGAATGTCTAAACATAATTATTGCATATTACACTTATCACCTTTGACAGTCCCTCCAGCCGATGAAGCATGCTCATGTCGTTGCCCTTCGCCGGGCGGGTCGTCGAGGGTATGTTCGTCTTCCCGTCTCTGAATTGTCTCACTGTACTGCAAACTTTCCTCTTGCACATCTTGCCTCGGTTTCTTCCCCTTTCCCCGCCGCTTCCCCCGCCGCTTTCTTCGCCTGGCGGATTTCTTATCCTTGCCAACGCCCAATTCAGTCTGAAATGGACACAAAACACGAAGCAGGTAACATTagtaaaggtgcaaagttgaacctatAGACCGATCCGACCTGGGAGCAAAATCCGCCATTACTGCAGTGTCCCATGCGCGCGCGCATAATTTATTATGAGAATGTATGATaataccaaagagatttttctctggggaaaatctctttggataATACATGGCGCCGGTCTCGCGCCCGCCGCATTCAGCATAGGCGTGCGAATTGAATGGCGGGTCTTTTGACAAGTCGGATCGGTCTATAAGAACATCAGGATTGGGGAGAGACAGACACCCTCGACCCGCCATCGATCATGACACAGACTTTCATGTTAACACAGATAGGATTTAGAGATGACACTTTAATAGAGGAAAATGGTAAGGACGTGAATGTCAGATACACAGGCCAATTAACGTAGAAGGGTTCTTGTATTTCACCAACCTCTTTCTCACCGTCGCGTCGCAGCAAGGTACTTCAGGTTGACCGTATTGTTGTGTTTAGACACATTATATTCCAACGGATTCCAATTTGGGACAGGTTAATGATGTCCAGATATCTTTCGTCATGTATAAAATTAAACTAATGTAATCTGCCTTCATGAACTCGCACAGTAATTgagtggaaaaaagaaaaaaaaatgattattattattttttatgtatAACACCCAACACTtgaaatagggcctacattgtaaTCATGTGGCGGAAGAGTTACGAAAAATTCGAAGCCCTGAATACAGGTAAGATTAGAGAAAACTTATCAGACAGTCAGGATGGTAGCCGGGATCGAATTCTCGGATGCCTGACGCTCGAAGTCGTCTACCGACgatagcgagctttagatctgtgaCGCGAACGCTGAGACGTCGCCTGGCGCTGGACAAAATAaaacagctgtctcgcgcatataggcctatgtgccagcgcattataatttttttttttttttttttactaatagcgtcgtcttagcgttcgcgtcgcagatctaaagctcgccgTCCACACAAAACGTTAACCAGAGTGCTTGATGTATATAGGGGCTACACTTTATTTCATTGGATGAGTTTCTGCTGACTACGACTATTCATTGGATGATTGTTAATGTCTGTTGATTATGATCTACTCGATCAGTGCTGTCAAGGAGACAGCTACAACTGTCATGTTAATTATCAATCGGATTTCAGATTGAAGTTATACTTGGAGTTTGCCatgtttatgttgttgttgttgttattttttcttttgatccATCAATTCTAAGGGTATTTTGCTGCAGAAACTATAGCTATCATCTTGTCATCAATAAGTTAGCCCATGCAGCTGATTTTCACTGCATATGCACTTTTGGAGAAATATTACGGGAACTGGTGATATTCAATACATCCAAACAGAATCAGAAAACATATACATctacgcatacacacacacacacacacatacacacacactaatcagttagagagaaaaaatactaaaatgagTGGCCAAGTTAACAATCAATTATAAATCTGGCAAATCAAGAAGATTTTGAAAGTTCTGCAACTTATAGTAAACAACCAGTcacaagagaaaaaacaaaggtCGCAAAGGAAGACAATTTAATTTTACTTTCTGAAACACAAACAGCGTATAAGAATTGATTTATAGTGGTATTAGGGCTTGATGAAGTAATGAATAGAAAACGCTCGAATGATGTCTTGCTCATGCAGTATTCCGAATTATCTCTTTAACTAAAAGCAGACAGAGCAAAGAAATCGCAACAATATGAGATGACTTGCCCTAGACAGCGAAAAACAAGCATCTGTAATTCACTTACCATTTGAAGTATCTATCTTATTTCCGTTGATTGGACCGcaaaatgcaaactttcaaTTGCCTATGTCCTCTTTCGAGCTGTTTACCCCTGGTTTCATCATATGCACCGCGCAGTATACGGTTTCAGCATCAGGCTACCGAGTATTGTGTTCTCAAGGGCcacatggtacatgtatctaTGACCGCAATCTCTATGGTTTCGATGTTTGTATTGTGTAACAGGTGACCCAAGCCACCAACGACAAGAGAACACGCACATGCACGCGCAGATAACAGCGCATGAACGATACGTACCACATCTGGTCTATGACGTAACAGTGGACTTCCTccagatacattgtatcaatGTACGCGTTGTTGAAAAGGATGTCGCGTTGTTATGACTTGCAGCGCATAGACGCCACAAAGAAAGTACGCGCGGGTACGCGCATATGACATCGTATTACCACAACTCGCAATTATGACGTAATAGTGGACTTCCTCCATATAACATTGCACGCAATGTAGAAACAAAATACCATGTTTATGTACCGTAATGAATACATCTACGCGTTGTACACATGCAGCACACGTAGTATGGCTTTTATATCAGCTGTCTTATGCCACACCCACATTCAGCGGCGCAGTTCATAATTCCAGCATTTTAGCATTTCCTTGACAACGGTTGCTAAGCACACTGACCTAGCTTCTGCGCACTTACATGGAACTAAGTTACGTCGCCTGCTAATTCGCATCCTTTGCAAAGACATTCAAGTTGCaattcgtctgttgagaatgagaagggcgttaagttgtctcgaacactgggtttagtggcaacttaacgcccttataattctcaaccgacgaattGTGGACTACAATATTGATATCTTTTGCAATCAATCAAAGCAGCccagtcttaaaaaaaaaaaaaaaaaaaaatgttaaagtttgTGACATTAATGAAACCCAATCGTAATCAATAAACTCCTTAGTCAGCATCACAATGCAGAATCAATATTGATATACAAGCAAAGTGTTAGACAGTCTGGAAAAGTTTCGACAAGTAAGGCACTGACAAATCAACTCTCCTAACTAATTATCCGAATTGTGCAGTACTGAATACACGTTAATAGAAAGTGTACGAGTTGAAAGCCACGAGTTGAAAGCCACGAGTTACGTataatttgttctttatatccTTGCTCCGTTCGGTTCGAAATTAGGCCACAGACTTTGATAGGACCGACGCGAGGGAACGAAGGAATGACAGACTGTtgattaattgaaaaaaaatgacgtaGGAACGCGGGAGTCCATTATTGTCACATGCCCAGGGGTCAACCACCAACGCTCCTTGATAGAGCGGACACAAGAGGTTCTACCTCTTTGAGCGGACAGTTTAACAGGTAGCAGACACCAGCAAGCGTCATACTTGCCGTAAATCGCTCTTTTTATCCGCCTACTTATACCTTCGTCACAGATGGTCATTGAATTATGATTACCTTCTTTACGGCTGGTAGCAAAGACGCCAAGGCACCCGTATAAATGACGCACGTGCCTGTGGGTCACATGGAAGTTCAAGTTGTCTAACGGTGTTGGTTGCGCTGCAGTAAATCTTTACGGCCACAGAGCATCGGCTCTTTCCCCCCAGAAACAGCATAGTTGAGTTGGCGGGAGCGGGCAAAAAGTGCAATATCTTTACGTTATCGGTGTTTTTATTAAGTTTGATTTATGCCTTTTGGGTGCATTCTGGGTTCACCGTCACCAACGATTTAACTGCATTTAATCGCACTGCACATATTACGAATTAAGGCTTTCTTAATgaccatacagctgtacatttaCCTTTGTATAAACGAAGTTGCATCTTTCATGAAttcgttttttcttttcccGCAGAGGCATTTAATGTCTTCCAATATAATTTTCATTGTTAGTAGTGATAACTATCATTTGGCTTGTGAAAAGACCCGAATTTCGCCGAGCTGCTGATGCTAAATGAACTAAAGGTTGGAAAAGAATCACGAGAGAGCAACTATAGGCTGATTAATTCTAGACAATctacattattattttgatcATGATATTAATGAAATCGGTTTATTGCATTCAGGATGAGGTAAAGAACACGCAGCATTAAAGGATAAGGTGTATAATCAGACAGAATCACTGAGCAAGAAAATGGGGAAAAGTGTGTTTTAGATGGTtaaaaaagagatagagaggggtTGAAAGACAGAAGATATAGATAAAGAGACAAAATCAATATAGAGATATATCAGAATAGagtgagagagaagagaaaataGGTTCGCGTGTCTGTGTTTAGAGGTAAGTGCGTGTGAGAAAAAAGATGAGTGCACGATGTGATTAACGCCGGACCACTGTCTCAATTCTTATTGTCACTGCGCACAATAGTCCGTCCCTTTGCCTGGTATAATAGGAAAGATTACAGAGGAAAAGAGAAATACACACTAAAAGGGAGATGTAATTGGCAAAGTGAAGAATAGAATATGAATACAAGCGTGCGAAATGTTTAATCGAGGACTCATAAACTTTGGTGACGCTTCATGCAGTCACCAGCTGTTCGAAGCACCTCAATTCTCTCTTCCGTTTCCCTTGTTCAgagtgtaggcattctctctcttttctctctctctctctcttctttctttccttttcttcctttaaatttgtttttgtcccatttcaTTCAATCGTACCCCCCTCAATTTAACCATATCATGTTCttgtgtctctgttgtttgtttcattttgtctaaattatttttgtgtaatgtatCTGTAATTGTAGTAAGTATTTTTTTGAAGAAATTCTTGAATTGTCCAGTCTACAAGcgctgctttttagtggacctctcagttctcttctttttttctcctcaaaacataactttgtattttctcatatgtatacataatctATTTCTATTAGTTTGTTGACTATCGTTtatccttcgcactttgtaatgtatatgcttatgatggatttcCTGATTTACCTTGTGTTATCCTTAGttagaagaaaaatgagaacgaaataaatgaattgaattcatCAGGTCTGGTTATAACCTCTACATCAAGTGTCCTTAAAAATTACCAACTACattgtgattcttttttttttattccaaacAAATTGGTGAGGTAGAATACTCCCCTCCTCAGACACCTTATTGCTGTTTCCCTTGCGGTAGCATGTCGAATGTGGAATTCTTGCTGTGGCAACCCGCACGAGCACCAACCTTGAATATGAACCAGTCCTTAGCAGCGTTGGATTGCTGAATATTGTCAATGATTTCTGGTTGGAAAATCAATAATGCTGAACATTTCGCCTCCCTGCTTCATATTACCCGTTCTCGACTCCCCCACCCTTACTTATCTCttctttcaataatatattgaaCCGGATATTGCAACGAGATCTTTCAAGacacgtacatgtattttaacGCCTCATCTGCTAGCCTCTTTGAAATCAACGATTTGTCGAGCTAAACAATTCCGCCTTACCAACTTCAAAAGAGTATGCATGCGCGTGTGCGTCTGTGTGATAAGTAAAGGGAAAGGGGGATTTCGTTTCCCACAACAACATGAACAATATGCACTTTCGAGCACACCTGGTTGACTACAAACTCACAAACTTCCTAAGAATGCAATCCATCCAGGTGATATTATGAACGTCTGGTGCTGAGGGATGTACAGATCGATTTTCGTTGACCCTACATGATTGTAATTACACTCGACAAACTTCCAACGCCAATTCGTGCAGTTCGTGCGGTTTGTGTCTTTCGTTTTCTTGTGGAATAATAGGTGAGCTGGTTATTACAGCTAATTTTCAAGGACATTCAATCTTTCTGATGGAAATTCAAAatcttgtgggtttttttttttcatggcgaGAAGGATCTTCTCAAAGTTGATTACCTTTTCGTATTGAAGTTTATCTCGTGAATTAGAATGCTTTTCACGTTTAAGTTGACTATAataggtacaaaaaaaaattgaacaaacATAGTACAGATGGCTAAAATCAGCAGCATTATCGCCCCATATCgatttacatttgtatgttaCGTGGTTTTTGTTCAATGTTACTGATTTGTGGAAACAAAATGTAGagcctttctttcttcttcttctcctcctcctcctcctcctccttctttttcttcttccagtAAAGTGCCAAGCTTCAGACCTGAAGATTACATATACAGTGatacgtgcatgtgtgtgtttgacagGCATGTAAGCGCGATAATTGCCAAGTTGCTTGATACTTTTGTATGAAGTCCAATGTGATGACTGGCAAAACCCGTCACGAAATACATTACGTATTAAGTCTTAACGTGCTTACTTACCGCAAGTCGTCATTCAACTGTCTCACCTTAGAGAAGTATATAAATAATATGAGGTATGAAAGTCAAAGTTGGACAGATGGGCATAGGTGTCAAAATACAGTAatatctaaaaagaaaaaaaaaagaagagcactCAGTGTATGCATGCATGGTCTTGATACTCTCGCCGTGATATTTCCACCTAGAACATTATATTATAACGTATATGATGGAATGAATTGATGAATAGTTCGCGTTATGTGCCATGGAGTGAGACATGAGTAAACTAACATTCTCAACGACACGACACACACGCGAACGCAGTTTATACGCAGGACAATACATCACTCAATATTAATATGCACGTACTCAATGATTGGAAGGGCTCGTCAAACTCACAAAATAGGGCACCTTGTCGTGCCGCGCAGATAGACGCAGCAGTCAACTATATAGGTTGTTAGATATGCTTTCTCGCCACACAAACCCGACTTTGTTGAACTTAAAGAGCAATTCCATTTCGTGTTGAAGTTGACTTTGAAAAATACAACGAACGTTAACGAGCAGAAAAGTGACTGTATTTATGAAAGCAGGATTAGAACACGGAAGTCAAAGAAATCTAATGTTTCACGGGTGatattcgttatttcgaaggttcgttactccgaaacaCACAGATTCGGCACACCTAGATCCGAAAACAAGATAGGCTCTGTTAACccgaccatttatattttgtggtgttttttccgaggttcgttaatccgaaaatgacataaggttcgttaattcgaaaatggcACAATAAAAGGTGCATACTTCTGAAATTccgaaccatttatatttgattttcaaaaatacaaaccttcggaataacgaactgtgtCTGTTTCATGTGACTGCCCGACGTAATGATGTCGGTTACAGTCATAAATTACGCACATAACACGAGGTATAGGCAGGTCAAAGGATCACACGTCCGCCATTCGAATCTTCATTttgattctttattttttttttcgacacgactttgaaaaagaaagaattatatCCTTCGCATTAAATTGTTCTTTAACGTTGTGTGGATTTAGCAATGGTGGCTTTGTAAAGGAGGAAAGTTATAGTTACTGAATCGGCATACTATAGGGAAAGATGTCGCGTGCGAGTGTTGACTATTACTTACTAGTATAcaatttcctgaaaatttcaaacttcCATATAGTTTTCGTATTTTTGATGAATATAATCAAGAcgtttagtttttgtttgtttttcgttctttttttttctcttaatcTGTCAGAGTCGCCATGAGCATGTAGGGGATTTTTACTTTAAACATGTCAGGTGACATGAGACGCGTTCGAAGAGTACGTGGTTGTTCCATTAATGAGCCGAAGAGGAAAATATATTCCAGGCTCCCCTGGTCTCGATCAGAATTAATTTGTCGTAGCATGGCAACATTAAAACGATTGAATATAATATAGGTCGTGAAAAGATTTAGGAGATGTGATGGAGGGGAGTGGGAGATTGAATAAACTGGGAGTACATTTTAGCTTAATTGGTTTAGCCTCGTCATTTCTGTCACATGTATCACCACATGTATGATTAATGATATTCGTGATAGATGTAAATCTCTCTCaaaaattaccccccccccccaaaaaaaaaaaaaaaaaaaaaaacacgagaaaaatgaaaaacaagcaTACGGATATATTGATATATagcatatataataataatatgtgaaGTTGGTTTATTTCAATTTCCATCGCAATAGATGGGTTTACTGATATAGTGTACAATATTTGCTTGCCCTAATGATAGTGGCTGTTCCTAACTTGCAGAAATCATATCAAAGACCTGCCCGACATAATTACAATATTATGCACAAGCAGTGGATTCCTACTGATGAACAGTACTTTATGAGATCAGGTGGGCTGGAAAACTTGTTATGGATCGGAAGGAAGGGGTAGTCATAGttacatttgaatacattaataaTTATATAAAGGTGGAAAATTCATGCCGACGTAGAGATGGAATCGCTCTCCAAAAGTAAAGGCAGACTTGAGCAGATATTTAAGGCCTCGAAGAGCATGTAGTTCAAGACTAGATATAAACAATCAGAACAATAGAATTATTGTATTTCAGGTAATAATAACTAATACGAAAATTTTAAGAATTGTTGTTGAAGACAACCCTGCCGAGTGCCATATTCATCCCAGCATTTACATGCACCCACCAATAAACAGTGGGTTCCAAAAACCACCCGTGTGGATATTCAGCATACTTCCGGTGACTGGAGGAAAAGACGTTCGTCACAGTCTATTACGTTTGACTGGAACCAAATCTGCAGAGTTTGGGACGGCATCGTGGTTGTCAAAACAAACTTCATTCTCTTCGTCT
This sequence is a window from Diadema setosum chromosome 13, eeDiaSeto1, whole genome shotgun sequence. Protein-coding genes within it:
- the LOC140236981 gene encoding uncharacterized protein; this translates as MTELGVGKDKKSARRRKRRGKRRGKGKKPRQDVQEESLQYSETIQRREDEHTLDDPPGEGQRHEHASSAGGTVKARSNTQIPSTPPVKTSQADTEDESTSLAIKHDLKLANDVEHETFGNSFSTSRLSASLNRTGSSRITNRASSKGRQQLSVSGKNGREADLDDIEIEFKATEGDCEDDDSNHEIQNFRNTRDRSRHRKTSDIRRRRKRHASAKRFDKFSEKGIARQPYFGARSKVGSRSKVIASECRQRASFLMTRSPTDVIPGFDHAMTHRQWIRNQANVSEDAFTPKEQAQIDRNRQCLRLPPIVSRQNIEERVPPPISAVDVKVLANTLSQDRQCVDSRRITFSCNRLPPIHQNKDNVNIPLDKT